One window from the genome of Natrialba magadii ATCC 43099 encodes:
- a CDS encoding bile acid:sodium symporter family protein yields the protein MTTMDGVKKGSQLVTKFFVLWVIIAAVLAFAQPESFAWLGDYISYLLAIVMLGMGMTLTIEDFRRILERPRDVVLGAVAQWVIMPISAYALVVFLSLPAEIGIGLILLGAAPGGTASNVYTYLGKGDVALSVTVTSVTTLAAPIVMPAWIILFVGEQINVTFGEMFQEIVLIVVIPVILGIILRRALDKRAPRAAEAGLTVFPAISVLAIVTIVAAVIGGTVDNLLTASGIVILAVLIHHAIGLASGYGTGYLTNMSDARSRALSFEVGMQNSALAVAIAATFFSPLASLVPAVAVVLHQIAGPAVASYYASQDDETLYEATTDAIGD from the coding sequence ATGACGACAATGGATGGAGTGAAGAAGGGCAGCCAACTCGTGACGAAGTTCTTCGTTCTCTGGGTGATTATTGCGGCGGTGTTAGCATTTGCACAGCCAGAGAGTTTCGCCTGGCTTGGTGATTACATCTCCTACCTGTTAGCGATCGTAATGCTGGGGATGGGGATGACGCTTACCATCGAAGACTTCAGACGGATTCTCGAGCGACCACGGGACGTCGTTCTTGGAGCGGTCGCTCAGTGGGTCATCATGCCTATTTCTGCGTACGCGCTGGTCGTCTTCCTCTCGCTTCCGGCAGAGATTGGAATTGGGCTTATTCTCCTCGGTGCAGCACCGGGTGGGACAGCATCGAACGTGTACACTTATCTCGGCAAGGGGGACGTGGCGCTCTCGGTGACGGTGACGTCGGTGACGACGCTCGCGGCACCGATCGTGATGCCCGCCTGGATTATCCTCTTCGTCGGCGAACAGATCAACGTCACCTTCGGTGAGATGTTCCAGGAAATCGTTCTCATCGTCGTGATTCCGGTTATTCTCGGCATTATCCTTCGCCGTGCTCTCGACAAACGTGCACCGCGGGCCGCAGAAGCGGGGCTGACGGTGTTCCCAGCGATCAGCGTGCTTGCAATCGTGACGATCGTTGCTGCCGTCATCGGCGGGACTGTCGATAATCTCCTCACAGCGAGCGGTATTGTGATTCTCGCTGTCCTGATCCACCACGCGATCGGCCTCGCGTCGGGGTACGGCACCGGCTATCTCACGAATATGTCTGATGCGCGCTCGCGTGCGCTCTCGTTCGAGGTTGGGATGCAAAACAGCGCGCTGGCAGTCGCAATCGCCGCTACGTTCTTTTCACCGCTCGCGTCACTGGTTCCCGCCGTCGCGGTCGTACTCCATCAGATCGCAGGTCCTGCAGTGGCGTCCTACTACGCCAGTCAGGAC